The Hyperthermus butylicus DSM 5456 genome includes a region encoding these proteins:
- a CDS encoding molybdopterin molybdotransferase MoeA, with product MQKVPRYLEKLTPVEEAVKAIMEAVKPVAEEELVDTWTAVGRVLSRDVVAAYDFPPRPRSAYDGYAVRSGDTPGRLRLLGEATIGRVDVEYRVEPGTAVYVSTGAYLPDGADTVVPEEKARRENGYIIVEKHYPPGKNLDPVGAYARRGQVLLPKGYVVTMLDAVGLLDVAVTRIYVYRRVRLAMILTGNEIFELRNPMEAEERVLRGEVVESTGRLIEWAIRRYTPWVEVLGRVLLPDDVDTIAWYVTRQFRNADVIVMTGGSGPSTVDTFYQLAERLGGRVLFRGLYVKGGRPTSALKLDKGPLLIVLSGHPISALHGFVRVLYPVLKYLGNVVRAAEPPAFAYAVLEEGGEYKRPQPVKVKLILRDGVLYAKPLPGERQLSSVTVSNVEADGIALVEGRRYNAGERVPVIVYREPSTG from the coding sequence TTGCAGAAGGTTCCACGTTACCTGGAGAAGCTCACACCAGTCGAAGAAGCCGTTAAGGCGATAATGGAGGCTGTGAAGCCAGTAGCGGAGGAGGAACTCGTCGACACGTGGACTGCTGTCGGCAGGGTCTTGTCAAGGGATGTTGTTGCAGCCTATGATTTTCCCCCGAGGCCACGTTCCGCCTATGACGGCTATGCTGTGCGTTCCGGAGATACTCCTGGCAGGCTTCGCCTCCTTGGCGAGGCTACGATAGGCCGGGTCGACGTTGAGTACCGTGTTGAGCCGGGTACAGCTGTTTACGTCTCCACGGGTGCTTACCTACCCGATGGTGCTGACACTGTTGTGCCTGAGGAGAAGGCTAGGAGGGAGAACGGCTATATCATCGTCGAGAAGCATTACCCGCCAGGCAAGAACCTTGACCCAGTTGGGGCCTATGCGCGCCGTGGGCAAGTCCTATTACCAAAGGGCTATGTTGTCACTATGCTTGATGCTGTTGGTCTCCTAGATGTTGCTGTTACCAGGATCTATGTCTATCGTAGGGTTAGGCTAGCAATGATACTTACTGGCAACGAGATATTCGAACTCCGCAATCCCATGGAGGCTGAGGAGAGAGTCCTTAGGGGCGAGGTTGTAGAGTCTACTGGGAGGCTCATAGAGTGGGCTATCCGCCGCTACACGCCCTGGGTGGAAGTTCTCGGCCGTGTACTATTACCTGATGACGTTGACACCATAGCCTGGTATGTAACTAGGCAGTTCCGCAATGCAGACGTCATAGTTATGACGGGTGGCTCAGGCCCCAGCACTGTGGACACGTTCTACCAGCTGGCGGAAAGGCTTGGGGGCCGGGTGCTGTTCCGGGGCCTATACGTTAAAGGTGGTAGGCCAACCTCAGCGCTAAAGCTCGACAAGGGACCGTTACTGATCGTACTATCGGGGCACCCTATATCGGCGCTGCATGGTTTTGTGAGGGTGCTCTACCCGGTGCTGAAGTATCTTGGCAACGTTGTTCGTGCAGCTGAGCCGCCAGCTTTCGCCTATGCGGTGCTTGAAGAGGGTGGTGAGTACAAGAGGCCGCAGCCGGTAAAGGTTAAGCTGATATTACGTGACGGTGTACTCTACGCTAAGCCCCTGCCGGGTGAGAGGCAGCTAAGCTCGGTGACAGTTAGCAATGTTGAGGCTGACGGTATAGCGTTGGTTGAGGGTCGCAGGTATAATGCCGGGGAGCGTGTGCCGGTGATAGTTTACCGTGAGCCCTCTACCGGCTAA
- a CDS encoding Clp1/GlmU family protein: MGCVELAPGEGLWVSGPARVEVSSGELLASGYTIAAGGEALVRGVRGFTFYATTASRVCVSLGAGASMNRVSEGYDVALSWLKLGEELARSGVHRVLVVGPVESGKSTLTAWLRNILGACVVEADVGQNELGTPAMVSYAPFDGAKLVLEDAGAVGGFFVGHVSAERAAELVVAATARAAMRCGGQRIVVDTDGYVQGRGVVYKAALAETLNVDVVISLDQGLAKALRARGLEVVEAPQPRLRRERSRHDRRVFRQRLYTRLFAEARTLVLRDVDIVNLCNYSVEGDNVIYDCAGKLIVESRRKPQQGFWLRPGWARGLLAGLHTRDGDVLAFVESFNPVEPRLVVKVGRDIEPNAVHGVTLGWVRLGDNYVEQEHLPVDVYPLAVLRSKQVRRR; encoded by the coding sequence ATGGGGTGCGTAGAGCTAGCTCCTGGCGAGGGGCTTTGGGTCTCGGGACCTGCCCGCGTCGAGGTTTCCTCGGGGGAGCTGCTAGCCAGCGGCTATACGATAGCTGCTGGCGGGGAAGCATTGGTTAGGGGTGTGAGGGGGTTCACCTTCTATGCAACAACGGCCTCGAGGGTATGCGTCTCGTTGGGCGCTGGAGCTTCGATGAATCGTGTCAGTGAGGGTTATGATGTCGCGCTCAGCTGGCTCAAGCTGGGTGAGGAGCTGGCTCGTAGTGGTGTGCATCGTGTGCTTGTGGTTGGGCCGGTTGAGTCAGGCAAATCCACCCTTACAGCATGGCTGAGAAACATCCTTGGGGCATGCGTTGTCGAGGCTGATGTTGGCCAGAACGAGTTGGGCACCCCGGCGATGGTCTCCTATGCGCCCTTCGATGGGGCTAAGCTAGTGTTAGAGGACGCTGGCGCTGTTGGAGGATTCTTTGTGGGCCACGTATCGGCTGAGAGGGCTGCAGAGCTGGTAGTTGCGGCTACAGCACGCGCTGCCATGCGCTGTGGTGGACAAAGGATAGTGGTGGACACGGATGGCTATGTCCAGGGGAGGGGAGTTGTGTACAAGGCAGCGCTGGCCGAGACACTCAATGTTGACGTAGTGATATCGCTTGACCAGGGTCTGGCTAAGGCGTTGAGAGCAAGAGGCCTCGAAGTTGTTGAGGCTCCACAGCCACGACTTCGTAGGGAGAGGAGCAGGCACGACCGGAGGGTTTTCAGACAGAGGCTCTATACGAGGCTCTTTGCGGAAGCGAGAACCCTTGTCCTCCGTGATGTGGACATAGTGAACCTCTGCAATTACAGTGTTGAAGGCGATAATGTAATCTATGACTGTGCGGGTAAACTTATCGTCGAGTCTCGGAGAAAGCCGCAACAAGGGTTCTGGCTAAGGCCAGGCTGGGCTCGGGGGCTGCTTGCCGGCCTCCATACAAGGGATGGTGATGTACTGGCCTTTGTAGAGTCGTTCAACCCTGTAGAGCCGAGGCTTGTTGTAAAGGTGGGGCGAGACATTGAGCCTAATGCTGTGCATGGCGTTACACTGGGCTGGGTTAGGCTTGGCGATAACTATGTGGAGCAGGAACATCTGCCGGTAGACGTATACCCTCTAGCAGTGCTCCGCTCAAAACAAGTTAGGAGGCGTTAA
- a CDS encoding ubiquitin-like small modifier protein 1, whose amino-acid sequence MKITVRLYAGFHEAVGSTELELEVPKGVTVLDVARILEEKFPGLRGRLVKDGELQDDVLVLVNGRSIEWLEGVKTKLRSGDRVAFFPPAAGG is encoded by the coding sequence TTGAAGATCACGGTGAGACTATACGCGGGGTTTCATGAGGCTGTGGGGTCAACAGAGCTGGAGCTAGAGGTTCCGAAGGGTGTAACGGTGCTTGATGTGGCGAGAATTCTTGAGGAGAAGTTTCCGGGGCTTAGAGGGCGCCTGGTAAAGGATGGGGAACTGCAAGATGACGTGCTTGTACTGGTTAATGGTCGATCAATAGAGTGGCTGGAGGGTGTAAAGACCAAGCTCCGTAGCGGTGATAGGGTGGCCTTCTTCCCGCCGGCAGCGGGAGGCTAG
- a CDS encoding orotidine 5'-phosphate decarboxylase / HUMPS family protein — MPSRPRVVELASRQPILQIALDLTSLEDALLLASRLRRGLGDSGWLAEAGTPLIKSEGLRSVSLLARVVDPVPVVADMKTADTGALEAELACKAGASVVTVLGLAPDETIEAAVRTAHNCGMAVAVDMLGVRNVLERVEELEPLGVDIIELHVGIDVQRALGLTAAELRGLVSKIASKFNGVVAVAGGLNESTAPAMIEAGASIAIVGGAITRSRDPVGMAKKILKAIQSVSR, encoded by the coding sequence GTGCCCTCCAGGCCACGCGTTGTGGAGCTAGCTTCTAGGCAGCCAATCCTCCAGATAGCACTTGACCTAACCTCGCTCGAGGATGCCTTGCTCCTCGCCTCTAGGCTCCGCCGTGGCCTCGGCGATTCGGGCTGGCTAGCTGAGGCCGGTACTCCACTCATAAAGTCTGAAGGACTGCGCTCAGTGAGCCTCCTGGCCCGGGTGGTTGACCCAGTGCCCGTTGTAGCTGACATGAAGACAGCTGATACCGGCGCGCTCGAGGCGGAGCTGGCATGCAAGGCAGGGGCTAGTGTCGTTACAGTACTGGGACTAGCGCCAGATGAGACTATAGAGGCTGCCGTAAGGACTGCTCATAACTGCGGTATGGCTGTAGCTGTCGACATGCTCGGGGTACGCAACGTCCTGGAGAGGGTTGAGGAGCTCGAGCCTCTAGGAGTCGACATCATCGAACTCCATGTTGGCATTGATGTACAGAGGGCTCTCGGCCTTACGGCGGCTGAGCTGCGCGGGCTAGTCTCAAAGATTGCCTCTAAGTTTAATGGCGTGGTAGCAGTAGCTGGCGGCCTCAACGAGTCCACAGCGCCAGCAATGATTGAGGCAGGGGCATCGATAGCCATTGTCGGCGGCGCAATAACGAGGAGTAGGGATCCAGTAGGTATGGCTAAAAAAATCCTCAAGGCGATACAGAGCGTTAGCCGGTAG
- a CDS encoding thymidylate kinase yields the protein MPLVAFVGVHGSGKTSTARLLARLYPGCYIYREVEAIGEAAGLPPAARQLLFYARFIERLVAAYREARSDGKTVVMDSHPLLVPVYTRWWLRGSGGGAAEAMEKLLLILPPVDLLVYIRARDPLEIARRVLARGRATAREEADPEYIQFIDQEVSRLVEAYGARIARHVLVLDAEAPLEAKARRVHEEYTRLTRGRNTCGTHCWSGAGRRRA from the coding sequence TTGCCGCTCGTGGCTTTTGTCGGTGTACACGGCTCCGGCAAGACCTCCACAGCAAGGCTCCTAGCCAGGCTCTACCCCGGCTGCTACATCTACCGCGAAGTGGAGGCTATCGGTGAGGCTGCCGGGCTGCCCCCGGCCGCTAGGCAGCTCCTCTTCTACGCCCGTTTCATCGAGCGCCTCGTAGCAGCATACCGGGAGGCCCGCAGCGACGGCAAGACCGTGGTCATGGATAGCCACCCGCTACTAGTACCAGTCTATACTCGGTGGTGGCTCCGCGGATCGGGTGGCGGGGCCGCCGAGGCCATGGAGAAGCTGCTCCTCATACTCCCGCCGGTAGACCTGCTAGTCTACATAAGGGCCCGCGACCCCCTGGAGATTGCGCGCCGCGTACTAGCACGGGGCCGGGCGACGGCCAGAGAGGAGGCGGACCCCGAGTACATACAGTTCATAGACCAGGAAGTGTCACGGCTCGTAGAGGCGTACGGAGCACGAATAGCACGCCACGTACTCGTCCTGGATGCCGAGGCACCGCTAGAAGCAAAGGCGCGCCGCGTCCACGAGGAGTACACACGGCTCACCCGGGGCAGAAACACATGCGGGACACACTGCTGGTCGGGGGCTGGAAGGCGCCGAGCCTAG
- the dph5 gene encoding diphthine synthase: MPLYLVGAGISARYLTLRAIQLIGSADVVYIDTYTSIAPGIDEELVTRLNPRARIVKASRELLEQGSRRIVEEAQRMNVVVLVPGDPLHATTHIALLLEARRAGVDAEVVPGVSGLQAVVDATGLQVYRFGRPVTLVYPEEGFKPYSTIDVVRNNRRAGLHTMVLLDLRLDEGRAMTVPEAVELLLSLEEELAHEEGWEPELRDAVIVGVARAGLEDGVCIAGRPEEVASASYPPPPHTLVVTAPRLHPMEAEALKTLCGCKSC; encoded by the coding sequence TTGCCGCTTTACCTGGTTGGTGCCGGTATTTCCGCTAGGTATCTTACGCTTAGAGCGATACAGCTCATAGGCTCCGCTGATGTGGTTTACATTGATACATACACCAGTATAGCGCCGGGCATCGATGAGGAGCTGGTAACTAGGCTTAACCCGCGGGCCCGCATTGTTAAGGCCTCGAGGGAACTGCTTGAGCAAGGGTCGAGGAGGATTGTCGAGGAGGCCCAGAGAATGAATGTTGTCGTGCTTGTACCTGGTGATCCCTTACACGCTACGACCCATATAGCGCTGTTGCTCGAAGCTCGTCGGGCAGGAGTTGACGCCGAGGTTGTGCCAGGGGTATCCGGGCTCCAGGCTGTGGTTGATGCTACGGGGTTGCAGGTCTACAGATTTGGGAGGCCGGTGACTCTCGTCTACCCCGAGGAGGGCTTTAAGCCATATAGCACGATCGATGTTGTAAGGAATAACCGTAGAGCAGGTTTGCACACAATGGTCCTCCTTGACCTCCGCCTAGACGAAGGTCGTGCAATGACTGTTCCAGAGGCTGTCGAGCTGCTTCTGAGCCTAGAGGAGGAACTAGCCCATGAGGAAGGCTGGGAGCCCGAGCTGAGAGACGCGGTAATTGTTGGTGTGGCTAGGGCAGGGTTGGAGGATGGAGTGTGTATAGCGGGGCGCCCCGAGGAGGTTGCCTCTGCTAGTTATCCGCCGCCGCCTCACACGCTTGTAGTAACGGCGCCACGTCTACATCCTATGGAGGCTGAGGCGTTGAAAACATTGTGTGGTTGCAAGAGCTGCTAG
- a CDS encoding anaerobic ribonucleoside-triphosphate reductase activating protein has translation MRDTLLVGGWKAPSLVDVRGRVSFTLWLCGCNLRCPFCHNWKLAEMLPGTCRWAKLDELVEALSGAARLVDVLHVTGGEPLLQPGRLRGLLEASHKLGLGNSINTNCTLPENMEQLLEEKLVDHVATDLKTPFHLLTGLSKSQAARLWGRYLDCLRLLARHGVEVELRIPVPRDIPGYTRLLEESLRQPTEALKGTNWYIVVNPLQGPPAVTPRSPDWCAEHCNPPRTLLEEVAAIAKRYNRKTYTINTPTAGP, from the coding sequence ATGCGGGACACACTGCTGGTCGGGGGCTGGAAGGCGCCGAGCCTAGTGGACGTAAGGGGCCGCGTCTCGTTCACCCTGTGGCTCTGCGGGTGCAACCTGCGCTGCCCCTTCTGCCACAACTGGAAGCTAGCCGAGATGCTGCCCGGCACCTGCCGCTGGGCCAAGCTGGACGAGCTGGTTGAGGCCCTCTCGGGGGCCGCCAGGCTCGTAGACGTGCTCCACGTGACCGGGGGCGAGCCCCTGTTACAGCCCGGGAGGCTCCGCGGCCTGCTAGAGGCAAGCCACAAGCTAGGCTTAGGCAATAGCATCAATACGAACTGCACCCTCCCCGAGAACATGGAGCAGCTGCTGGAGGAGAAGCTGGTAGACCACGTAGCCACAGACCTGAAGACACCGTTCCACCTCCTCACCGGCCTCTCCAAGAGCCAGGCAGCACGGCTCTGGGGCCGCTACCTCGACTGCCTCCGCCTACTAGCCCGCCACGGGGTCGAGGTCGAGCTACGCATACCCGTGCCAAGAGACATACCAGGCTACACAAGACTGCTCGAGGAGAGCCTCAGACAGCCCACTGAAGCCCTAAAGGGCACGAACTGGTACATTGTAGTCAACCCCCTACAGGGCCCCCCAGCCGTAACCCCGAGAAGCCCAGACTGGTGCGCAGAGCACTGCAACCCACCAAGAACACTCCTGGAGGAGGTAGCCGCGATAGCCAAGAGGTACAACCGGAAAACCTACACCATAAACACACCAACAGCAGGCCCATAG